A window of the Geothermobacter hydrogeniphilus genome harbors these coding sequences:
- a CDS encoding complex I subunit 4 family protein, protein MTSFPALTLLLLLPLAGTGLCLLFRRKPDLCRAVTLATTLVMLALCVWAFCQQPDAAGWYLREDYPWIERLGARFTLAMDGLSLLMVVLTTFLQVIAVLISWHQKKYPAFFYALLLLMEAGILGVFLASDLLLFYLFWEVMLIPMFFLIGIWGHGRRVYAAVKFFLFTLAGSLLMLLAIIGLYLLHGRQTGDYSFALEALRNTDCGAWEPWLYAGFMLGFLVKVPVVPLHTWLPDAHTVAPAAGSLDLAGLLLKTGVFGILRFAFPLFPASAAASLPLLAFLALVGLFYAAWCAYIQGDVKRLIAYSSVSHLGMIMLGLAAANVLALEGAILLMLCHGLTTGALFALVSMLRRRTGTRELAKLGGMWKEAPIFSCFFLFFALASLGLPGLANFSGEILVFAGTFQVRPLWGALAVVGVVFAAAYILRMVQELLWGERPPGHPWPDLTTLEVVALAPLVFFTLWLGLYPETFLAHLHLPVKILLEQAAPLVAAHGGLP, encoded by the coding sequence GTGACCTCCTTTCCTGCTCTGACATTGCTGTTGCTGCTGCCGCTGGCCGGGACCGGACTCTGCCTGCTCTTCCGCCGCAAACCGGACCTGTGCCGGGCGGTCACCCTGGCGACCACGCTGGTGATGCTGGCATTGTGCGTCTGGGCGTTCTGCCAGCAGCCGGATGCCGCCGGCTGGTACCTGCGCGAGGACTACCCCTGGATCGAGCGGCTCGGAGCGCGTTTCACCCTGGCGATGGACGGTCTTTCCCTGCTGATGGTGGTGCTGACCACCTTCCTGCAGGTGATCGCGGTGCTGATCTCCTGGCATCAGAAAAAGTACCCGGCCTTCTTCTACGCCCTGCTGTTGCTGATGGAGGCGGGAATTCTCGGCGTCTTTCTGGCCAGCGACCTGCTGCTCTTCTACCTTTTCTGGGAGGTGATGCTGATCCCGATGTTCTTCCTGATCGGCATCTGGGGCCACGGTCGGCGGGTCTATGCCGCGGTCAAGTTCTTCCTTTTCACTCTCGCCGGCTCGCTGTTGATGCTGCTGGCGATCATCGGCCTTTACCTGCTGCACGGCCGGCAGACAGGCGACTACAGCTTCGCCCTTGAAGCCCTCCGAAACACCGACTGCGGCGCCTGGGAACCCTGGCTCTACGCCGGTTTCATGCTCGGCTTCCTGGTCAAGGTGCCGGTGGTGCCGCTGCACACCTGGCTGCCCGACGCGCACACCGTCGCCCCGGCGGCCGGCTCCCTCGATCTGGCCGGGCTGCTGCTCAAGACCGGGGTGTTCGGTATCCTCCGTTTCGCCTTCCCGCTGTTTCCGGCCAGTGCCGCGGCCAGCCTGCCGCTGCTGGCGTTTCTGGCCCTGGTCGGGCTGTTTTACGCCGCCTGGTGCGCCTATATCCAGGGGGATGTCAAGCGCCTGATCGCCTACTCGTCGGTCTCCCATCTCGGGATGATCATGCTCGGCCTGGCGGCCGCCAACGTGCTGGCCCTGGAGGGAGCGATCCTGCTGATGCTCTGTCACGGGCTGACCACCGGCGCCCTGTTCGCCCTGGTGTCGATGCTGCGCCGCCGTACCGGAACCCGCGAACTGGCCAAGCTGGGCGGAATGTGGAAGGAAGCGCCGATCTTCTCCTGCTTCTTTCTGTTCTTCGCCCTGGCCTCCCTCGGCCTGCCGGGACTGGCCAATTTCAGTGGTGAGATCCTGGTCTTCGCCGGCACCTTCCAGGTCCGGCCCCTGTGGGGCGCGCTGGCGGTCGTCGGGGTGGTGTTCGCCGCCGCCTACATCCTGCGGATGGTCCAGGAACTGCTCTGGGGTGAGCGCCCTCCCGGGCATCCATGGCCCGACCTGACCACCCTGGAAGTGGTGGCCCTGGCACCACTGGTCTTCTTCACTCTCTGGCTCGGGCTCTATCCGGAGACCTTCCTTGCCCACCTGCATCTGCCGGTAAAAATTCTGCTTGAGCAGGCGGCACCGCTGGTCGCCGCCCACGGAGGTCTGCCATGA
- the nuoL gene encoding NADH-quinone oxidoreductase subunit L, producing the protein MNAKLLFLIPLLPLIGAGINILFGMRFPRAARGWIAVAAVAASFVASCLLWPLSSGGGTRTVLATWLASGNLRADFGILFDPLAASMTLMVTGVSTLIHLYAVGYMEKEQDTARFFALLNLFVFAMLTIVLADNLLLLFLGWEGVGFCSYGLIGFWYRELKNARAGQKAFLVTRVGDVFFAIALLWLFSASGQLGIPEINAFASQLPAASITAIVLLLLAGASGKSAQLPLMTWLPDAMAGPTPVSALIHAATMVTAGVYLLCRLFPLVSLSATGMTAIALVGGLTAFYAATCALAQREIKRVLAYSTMSQIGYMFIAVGAGSVSGAMFHLYTHAFFKALLFMGAGCVIHLCHEENDIYKMGGMAKKSPLVTVLFLAGLLCLAGAPLTGGFFSKDGILVAAYAAGGNGLRLAWALGTLSALLTSFYSFRLFFLVFTGPPRSPGKPHPLPMLMRWTLPPLALLGLFGGLFNLPAAWGGQELLHRLLTGSEAKPLVDHATELALTVTAVCLFALGLFAAVGLYRSFPGERPAWYKRFLLHGWQADRLVEWSLLKPFRALARFCGLGLDQTVIEATLHGLAGATQKQGDRTRQLATGRISTYLHGFAWGLVLMLGWFLLEMVKG; encoded by the coding sequence ATGAACGCCAAGCTGCTGTTCCTGATACCGCTGCTGCCGCTGATCGGGGCGGGCATCAACATCCTCTTCGGGATGCGTTTCCCGCGTGCCGCGCGCGGCTGGATCGCCGTGGCCGCGGTGGCCGCCAGTTTCGTCGCCAGCTGCCTGCTCTGGCCCCTCTCCTCCGGCGGAGGAACCCGCACAGTGCTGGCAACATGGCTGGCGAGCGGCAACCTGCGGGCCGACTTCGGCATCCTCTTCGACCCGCTGGCCGCCTCAATGACATTGATGGTCACCGGGGTCTCGACCCTGATCCACCTCTACGCGGTCGGCTACATGGAAAAGGAGCAGGATACGGCGCGCTTCTTCGCCCTGCTCAACCTGTTCGTTTTCGCCATGCTGACTATCGTCCTGGCCGACAATCTGCTGCTGCTGTTTCTCGGCTGGGAAGGAGTCGGCTTCTGTTCCTACGGCCTGATCGGCTTCTGGTATCGCGAGCTGAAGAATGCCCGCGCCGGGCAGAAAGCCTTCCTGGTCACCCGGGTCGGGGATGTCTTCTTCGCCATCGCTCTGCTGTGGCTGTTCTCCGCCTCCGGCCAACTCGGGATTCCCGAAATCAATGCCTTCGCCAGCCAGCTCCCGGCTGCCTCGATCACCGCCATCGTGCTGCTGCTGCTGGCCGGGGCGAGCGGTAAGAGCGCCCAGCTGCCGCTGATGACCTGGCTGCCCGATGCCATGGCCGGGCCGACCCCGGTTTCGGCTCTGATCCATGCCGCAACCATGGTTACCGCCGGAGTCTACCTGCTCTGCCGGCTGTTCCCGCTGGTCTCCCTGTCGGCGACCGGCATGACCGCCATCGCCCTGGTCGGCGGACTGACCGCCTTCTATGCCGCCACCTGCGCCCTGGCGCAGCGGGAGATCAAGCGGGTGCTGGCCTACTCGACCATGAGCCAGATCGGCTACATGTTCATCGCCGTCGGCGCCGGAAGCGTTTCCGGGGCGATGTTCCACCTTTATACCCATGCCTTCTTCAAGGCCCTGCTGTTCATGGGCGCCGGCTGTGTCATCCACCTCTGTCACGAGGAGAACGACATCTACAAGATGGGCGGGATGGCGAAAAAATCCCCCCTGGTCACGGTCCTCTTTCTTGCCGGCCTGCTGTGCCTGGCGGGAGCACCGCTGACCGGTGGCTTTTTCTCCAAGGACGGCATCCTGGTAGCCGCGTACGCCGCGGGAGGAAACGGACTGCGCCTGGCCTGGGCGCTCGGCACGCTGAGCGCCCTGCTGACCAGCTTCTACAGCTTCCGCCTCTTTTTCCTGGTCTTTACCGGCCCGCCGCGCAGCCCCGGGAAACCGCATCCGCTGCCGATGCTGATGCGCTGGACCCTGCCGCCACTGGCCCTGCTCGGCCTGTTCGGCGGACTGTTCAATCTTCCAGCGGCCTGGGGCGGGCAGGAACTGCTGCATCGTCTGCTGACCGGAAGTGAAGCGAAACCGCTGGTCGATCATGCCACCGAACTGGCGCTGACGGTGACCGCCGTGTGCCTGTTCGCTCTCGGCCTGTTCGCCGCCGTCGGACTCTATCGTTCTTTTCCCGGCGAACGCCCTGCCTGGTACAAACGCTTCCTGTTGCACGGCTGGCAGGCCGATCGCCTGGTTGAATGGAGCCTGCTGAAGCCTTTTCGGGCCCTCGCCCGCTTCTGCGGCCTGGGCCTCGACCAGACGGTGATCGAAGCGACCCTGCACGGCCTGGCCGGCGCAACCCAGAAACAGGGTGATCGCACCCGGCAGCTGGCCACCGGCCGCATCAGCACCTACCTGCACGGCTTCGCCTGGGGACTGGTCCTGATGCTCGGCTGGTTTCTGCTGGAGATGGTTAAAGGGTGA
- the nuoK gene encoding NADH-quinone oxidoreductase subunit NuoK, with translation MIVPLEHVLIVAGLMFGLGFACVLARRSLIMILIGVEVMINAVGLALVGASAFWHNIDGQLLVVLLMALTSAEVSISLAMVVYLNRRKGTLDADAYNEMKG, from the coding sequence ATGATCGTACCCCTGGAACATGTGCTGATCGTCGCCGGGCTGATGTTCGGCCTCGGCTTCGCCTGCGTGCTGGCGCGGCGCAGCCTGATCATGATCCTGATCGGCGTCGAGGTGATGATCAACGCCGTCGGCCTGGCGCTGGTCGGCGCCTCGGCCTTCTGGCACAACATCGACGGTCAGCTGCTGGTGGTGCTGCTGATGGCGCTGACCTCGGCCGAGGTCTCCATCTCCCTGGCGATGGTCGTCTACCTCAACCGGCGCAAGGGAACCCTTGATGCCGATGCCTATAACGAGATGAAGGGATGA
- a CDS encoding NADH-quinone oxidoreductase subunit J family protein, which yields MIATIFYILSAAALLATLMAITRKNPVHAVIYLVHAFFALALIFFILGAPLVAAWEVIIYAGAIMVLFLFIIMMLELTPGEAARGPGWQRWAPVILLSGSIVVCTLLLMTAEPQAGPGGPNFYASPRDFGYGLFKEYALAVEIVSFQLLFAAVGAFYVGRGERTRRRARGDER from the coding sequence ATGATCGCGACTATTTTCTACATCCTCTCCGCCGCCGCGCTGCTGGCAACGCTGATGGCCATCACCCGGAAAAACCCGGTACACGCGGTCATCTACCTGGTCCACGCCTTCTTCGCCCTGGCACTGATCTTCTTCATTCTCGGGGCGCCGCTGGTGGCCGCCTGGGAGGTGATCATCTACGCCGGGGCGATCATGGTGCTGTTCCTGTTCATTATCATGATGCTGGAGCTGACCCCGGGAGAAGCCGCCAGGGGACCCGGCTGGCAGCGCTGGGCGCCGGTGATCCTGCTGTCCGGCAGCATTGTCGTCTGCACCCTGCTGCTGATGACCGCCGAGCCGCAGGCGGGACCGGGGGGACCAAACTTCTATGCTTCACCGCGTGATTTCGGCTACGGGCTGTTCAAGGAATATGCCCTGGCGGTGGAAATCGTCTCCTTCCAGCTGCTGTTCGCGGCGGTCGGAGCCTTCTACGTCGGCAGGGGAGAACGTACCCGCCGCCGGGCCCGGGGAGATGAACGATGA
- the nuoI gene encoding NADH-quinone oxidoreductase subunit NuoI: MNLYQDIKATAQAYWITLRNMFRKPVTIQYPEQKRVPFERYRARIVLTRDPDGGERCVACYLCSAACPVDCISMQAAEADDGRRYATWFRINFTRCIFCGMCTEACPTRAIQMTADYEICRRDPLTLVYEKEDLLIDGPGKEPDYNFYRHAGIGVVTPRGQGEEERPAADVRSLLP, from the coding sequence GTGAACCTGTATCAAGACATCAAGGCGACCGCTCAGGCCTACTGGATCACCCTGCGGAACATGTTCCGCAAACCGGTGACGATCCAGTACCCGGAACAGAAGCGGGTGCCGTTTGAACGCTACCGGGCACGGATCGTACTGACCCGCGACCCGGACGGCGGCGAACGTTGTGTCGCCTGCTACCTGTGCAGCGCCGCCTGCCCGGTCGACTGCATCTCGATGCAGGCCGCGGAAGCGGATGACGGCCGCCGCTATGCAACCTGGTTCCGGATCAACTTCACCCGCTGCATCTTCTGCGGCATGTGTACCGAGGCCTGCCCGACCCGCGCCATCCAGATGACCGCCGACTACGAAATCTGTCGCCGTGATCCCCTGACCCTGGTCTACGAGAAGGAAGACCTGCTGATCGACGGCCCGGGCAAGGAGCCTGACTACAACTTCTACCGCCACGCCGGTATCGGCGTGGTCACCCCGCGCGGTCAGGGCGAGGAAGAGCGCCCGGCGGCGGATGTGAGGAGTCTGCTGCCGTGA
- the nuoH gene encoding NADH-quinone oxidoreductase subunit NuoH — MPEWLITTILILVKLGFVFFLLLTGAAYMVLAERKLLGRMQLRYGPNRVGPFGLLQPLADAVKLVTKEDFIPSQADKFLFFIAPGIAAVTALLTFAVIPFGPPIHLFGREVPLVICDLNIGVLYFLGLSSLAVYGVTLGGWASNSKYALLGSIRALSQLISYELSMGLAIVPVVLMARSFSLTDIVNAQAGLPFAILNPPAFLIFLVSVLAESKRIPFDLPEAENEIVAGFHTEYSGMRFGLFFVGEYINVIILSSMVTVLFLGGWHGPLLPGIVWFFLKVGFISFLFIWTRGTLPRLRYDQLMHFGWKILVPLALVNVIVTGAILLLLKTG; from the coding sequence ATGCCTGAATGGTTGATCACCACCATCCTGATCCTGGTCAAGCTCGGGTTTGTCTTCTTCCTGCTGCTGACCGGAGCGGCCTACATGGTTCTCGCCGAGCGCAAGCTACTGGGACGCATGCAGTTGCGCTACGGTCCCAACCGGGTCGGTCCCTTCGGCCTGCTGCAGCCGCTGGCCGACGCCGTCAAGCTGGTCACCAAGGAGGACTTCATCCCCTCCCAGGCTGACAAGTTCCTGTTCTTCATCGCCCCGGGGATCGCCGCGGTCACCGCCCTGCTGACTTTCGCCGTGATTCCCTTCGGCCCTCCGATCCACCTGTTCGGCCGTGAAGTGCCGCTGGTGATCTGCGATCTGAACATCGGCGTGCTCTACTTTCTCGGCCTCTCCTCGCTGGCGGTCTACGGCGTCACCCTCGGCGGCTGGGCCAGCAACAGCAAGTACGCCCTGCTCGGCAGCATCCGCGCCCTGTCCCAATTGATCAGCTACGAACTCTCCATGGGACTGGCGATCGTCCCGGTGGTCCTGATGGCCAGATCTTTCTCCCTGACCGATATTGTCAATGCCCAGGCGGGGTTGCCCTTCGCGATTCTCAATCCGCCGGCCTTCCTGATTTTCCTGGTCAGCGTGCTGGCCGAAAGCAAGCGCATCCCCTTCGACCTGCCCGAAGCCGAGAACGAGATCGTCGCCGGCTTCCACACCGAATATTCGGGAATGCGTTTCGGCCTGTTCTTCGTCGGCGAATACATCAACGTCATCATTCTCAGCAGCATGGTCACCGTCCTCTTCCTCGGCGGCTGGCACGGCCCGCTGCTGCCGGGAATCGTCTGGTTCTTCCTCAAGGTCGGATTCATCTCCTTCCTCTTCATCTGGACCCGCGGCACCCTGCCGCGGCTGAGATATGATCAGCTGATGCATTTCGGCTGGAAAATCCTGGTGCCGCTGGCGCTGGTCAACGTGATCGTAACCGGAGCGATATTGCTCCTTTTGAAAACAGGTTAG
- the nuoG gene encoding NADH-quinone oxidoreductase subunit NuoG, which translates to MPTLTIDNQTVTVPDGSNVLEAAQQLGIVIPHFCYHEALGAVGSCRLCAMRFEQGPVKGLQMACMVPAQDGMVVSTVDADARELRAAVIEWLMLNHPHDCPVCDEGGECQLQDMTIAGGHGIRRYRGKKRTWINQDLGPFIEQEMNRCIQCYRCVRTYRDYCGGDDFGVMGSRNRVFFGRFKDGKLESPFSGNLADVCPTGVFTDKTCRFRSRSWDLQEAASICPHCSLGCSVIPGARYRELQRVRSGINRQTNGFFICDRGRFGYGHVNHPERPRTPKLQGADAAWPEAQQLARRRLTDIAARVGPEAIAMLGSPRASLESLALLHDWAQQLGGARFCGDPQPGRDRAARQLTALLGSKARSLEDVRRSDCLLLVGSDPLNEAPLLGLAVRQAARRGARVTVIDPRPVELPCDFQQLSTGPESLPSLLEQLVSPAEPEDDLAELRTLLRQAERPILCGGGDLLGETGIRQLAAAADHFETGLFVTLGGPNSYGAALLSGSGPDADQLCEEMMAGKIRALVCLENDPLADGPQRMARALGKLEFLLVLDHAPNRLSRQADVFLPTTTVAEGSGTLVNNEGRMLVFSSVFSPGIPLGTNDDGGHPPRSFFPTTPGGEPRPAWAALALLRGDNQSPEMIRRKLEGRDARFAGLSLLDPDGEGQRVRGGGHPAESRDQSFPHPAPEGSLPLLVVDQLFGSEQLASLSPALDAVRPVPQVLLHPETAAARDLKEGDTIELHTELETFPLQLKLNAAMAPGLLLATRLRGTPLELFAPGSLTPCLVGKGGGNA; encoded by the coding sequence ATGCCGACTTTAACCATCGACAACCAGACCGTGACCGTCCCCGACGGCAGCAATGTGCTCGAAGCGGCGCAGCAACTCGGGATCGTCATCCCGCACTTCTGCTACCATGAAGCGCTCGGGGCGGTCGGTTCCTGCCGGCTGTGCGCCATGCGGTTCGAACAGGGCCCGGTCAAGGGCCTGCAGATGGCCTGCATGGTTCCCGCTCAGGACGGGATGGTGGTTTCCACCGTCGATGCTGACGCCCGGGAGCTGCGTGCCGCGGTGATCGAGTGGCTGATGCTCAACCATCCGCACGACTGCCCGGTCTGCGACGAGGGCGGAGAATGTCAGCTGCAGGACATGACCATCGCCGGCGGCCATGGCATCCGTCGCTATCGCGGCAAAAAGCGCACCTGGATAAACCAGGATCTCGGTCCCTTTATCGAACAGGAAATGAACCGCTGCATCCAGTGTTACCGCTGCGTTCGGACCTACCGGGACTACTGCGGCGGCGACGATTTCGGCGTCATGGGCTCGCGCAACCGGGTCTTCTTCGGCCGCTTCAAGGATGGCAAGCTTGAATCCCCCTTCTCCGGCAACCTCGCCGATGTCTGCCCGACCGGGGTCTTCACCGACAAGACCTGCCGTTTCCGCAGCCGCAGCTGGGATCTGCAGGAGGCCGCCTCGATCTGCCCGCACTGTTCCCTCGGCTGCAGCGTCATTCCCGGCGCCCGCTACCGGGAGCTGCAGCGGGTCCGTTCCGGCATCAACCGCCAGACCAACGGCTTTTTCATCTGTGACCGCGGGCGCTTCGGCTACGGTCACGTCAACCATCCCGAACGTCCCCGCACTCCGAAGCTGCAGGGAGCCGATGCCGCCTGGCCGGAGGCCCAGCAGCTGGCCCGCCGGCGGCTCACCGACATTGCCGCCAGGGTCGGCCCGGAGGCGATCGCTATGCTCGGTTCACCGCGGGCCTCGCTGGAATCCCTGGCACTGCTGCACGACTGGGCGCAGCAGCTCGGCGGCGCCCGCTTCTGCGGCGACCCACAACCCGGACGAGACAGGGCCGCGCGGCAACTGACCGCCCTGCTCGGCTCCAAAGCGCGCAGCCTGGAGGATGTACGCCGCAGCGACTGCCTGCTGCTGGTCGGTTCCGACCCCCTCAACGAGGCGCCGCTGCTCGGACTGGCCGTACGCCAGGCGGCCCGCCGGGGAGCCCGGGTGACCGTCATCGACCCTCGTCCGGTTGAGCTGCCCTGTGATTTTCAACAACTGTCGACCGGGCCCGAGTCGTTGCCGAGCCTGCTTGAACAACTGGTCTCTCCTGCTGAGCCGGAGGATGACCTGGCTGAACTGCGCACCCTGCTTCGACAGGCCGAACGTCCGATTCTCTGCGGCGGCGGCGACCTGCTCGGCGAAACCGGCATTCGCCAACTGGCGGCAGCAGCCGACCACTTCGAAACCGGGCTGTTCGTCACCCTCGGCGGCCCCAACAGCTATGGCGCGGCCCTGCTGAGCGGCAGCGGCCCGGACGCCGACCAGCTCTGTGAAGAGATGATGGCGGGAAAAATCCGCGCCCTGGTCTGTCTCGAGAACGACCCGCTGGCCGACGGCCCGCAACGCATGGCCCGGGCGCTGGGCAAACTCGAATTTCTGCTGGTCCTCGACCACGCCCCCAACCGGCTGTCGCGCCAGGCGGACGTCTTTCTGCCGACCACGACTGTCGCCGAAGGCTCCGGCACCCTGGTCAACAACGAGGGCCGCATGCTCGTTTTCAGCAGTGTTTTCAGCCCCGGCATTCCCCTCGGCACCAACGACGACGGAGGACACCCGCCGCGCAGTTTCTTCCCCACCACACCCGGTGGCGAACCACGTCCGGCCTGGGCCGCTCTGGCATTGCTGCGCGGCGACAACCAGTCTCCGGAGATGATCCGCCGCAAGCTCGAAGGGCGGGACGCCCGCTTCGCCGGGTTGAGCCTGCTCGATCCCGATGGCGAAGGACAGCGGGTGCGGGGCGGCGGCCATCCGGCCGAAAGCCGTGACCAGAGCTTCCCCCATCCCGCTCCGGAAGGGAGTCTGCCGCTGCTGGTGGTCGACCAGCTGTTCGGCAGCGAACAACTCGCCAGCCTCTCCCCGGCACTCGACGCCGTCCGGCCCGTTCCGCAGGTACTGCTGCATCCGGAAACCGCCGCCGCGCGGGACCTCAAGGAGGGCGACACGATCGAATTGCACACCGAGTTGGAAACCTTCCCACTGCAACTGAAACTGAATGCCGCCATGGCTCCGGGGCTGCTGCTCGCCACGCGCCTGCGCGGCACGCCGCTGGAGTTGTTCGCACCGGGGAGCCTGACCCCCTGCCTGGTCGGGAAAGGAGGGGGAAATGCCTGA
- the nuoF gene encoding NADH-quinone oxidoreductase subunit NuoF, which translates to MPDYPQILFKNRRPGETVFLDGFRQTGGYQGLEKAIRAMTPLEVRETVKRSGLRGRGGAGFSTGLKWSFFPADQPGDKYLVCNCDEMEPGTYKDRQLLMADPHQLVEGVILSAWALQVSEAYIFIRYAYEQEARNLERAIVEAKEAGYLGTDILDSGWSLQIHVHRSAGRYILGEETAQLNGIEGVRPNPRSKPPFPAVKGLWGRPTTVNNVETLADVPHIITGGAEWFKNLARNEIGAGTKLFGLSGHLERTECFELPVGIPLREVIFEVGGGIRGGGEFKACLPGGASTPYLTREHLDVAMDFDTLEAAGSRFGTAGVTAFDNDTCMVAVTLNLIRFFARESCGWCTPCRDGLSFVQWLLEEIEAGRGNMEQIEMLKHQRRNITGRSFCALAEGAMGPLDGLLRLFEDELEEHVRKGRCPF; encoded by the coding sequence ATGCCCGACTACCCGCAAATTCTCTTCAAGAACCGCCGTCCCGGCGAAACCGTCTTTCTCGACGGGTTCAGACAGACCGGCGGCTATCAGGGACTGGAAAAGGCCATCCGCGCGATGACCCCGCTGGAGGTGCGCGAGACGGTCAAGCGCTCGGGTTTGCGCGGCCGCGGTGGAGCGGGCTTCTCAACCGGGCTGAAATGGTCCTTTTTTCCGGCCGACCAGCCGGGTGACAAATACCTGGTCTGCAACTGCGATGAGATGGAACCGGGCACCTACAAGGACCGCCAACTGCTGATGGCCGACCCACACCAGCTGGTCGAGGGGGTGATCCTCTCCGCCTGGGCCCTGCAGGTGTCGGAGGCCTACATCTTCATCCGTTACGCCTATGAACAGGAGGCCCGCAACCTCGAACGGGCCATCGTCGAGGCGAAGGAGGCCGGTTATCTCGGCACGGACATTCTCGACTCCGGCTGGAGTCTGCAGATCCACGTTCACCGCAGCGCCGGGCGCTACATCCTCGGCGAAGAAACCGCCCAGCTCAACGGCATCGAGGGGGTACGACCCAATCCCCGCAGCAAGCCGCCCTTCCCGGCGGTCAAGGGCCTCTGGGGAAGGCCGACCACGGTCAACAACGTCGAGACCCTGGCCGACGTCCCGCATATCATCACCGGCGGCGCCGAATGGTTCAAAAACCTGGCCCGCAACGAGATCGGCGCCGGCACCAAGCTGTTCGGTCTCTCCGGACACCTGGAGCGGACCGAATGCTTCGAACTGCCGGTCGGCATCCCCCTGCGCGAGGTGATCTTCGAGGTCGGCGGCGGCATTCGCGGCGGCGGAGAGTTCAAGGCCTGCCTGCCGGGCGGCGCCTCGACGCCGTACCTGACCCGCGAACATCTCGACGTGGCGATGGATTTCGACACACTGGAAGCTGCCGGCAGCCGTTTCGGCACCGCCGGAGTGACCGCCTTCGACAACGACACCTGCATGGTCGCGGTGACCCTTAACCTGATCCGCTTCTTCGCCCGCGAATCGTGCGGCTGGTGCACCCCCTGCCGCGATGGTCTCTCCTTCGTCCAGTGGCTGCTCGAAGAGATCGAAGCCGGACGCGGCAACATGGAACAGATCGAGATGCTGAAACACCAGCGCAGGAACATCACCGGCCGCTCCTTCTGCGCCCTCGCCGAGGGAGCGATGGGGCCGCTGGACGGGCTGCTGCGACTGTTCGAGGATGAATTGGAAGAGCATGTGCGGAAGGGGCGGTGCCCCTTTTAG
- the nuoE gene encoding NADH-quinone oxidoreductase subunit NuoE, with product MRELLSTTEIENFRARAAASAHPRELIIDLLRAIQEHHGWVPDEGVELTAEILGLSPLQVEEIATFYDKIFRQPVGRKVIHYCDSICCWATGGEQVAAHLQQKLGIAPGETTADGAFTLLPSCCLGVCGDAPAMMIGLKLYGRLTPEKIDAALEKEKD from the coding sequence ATGAGAGAATTATTATCGACAACCGAAATTGAAAACTTCCGCGCCAGGGCGGCGGCCAGCGCTCATCCGCGGGAGCTGATCATCGACCTGCTGCGCGCCATCCAGGAGCATCACGGCTGGGTGCCGGATGAAGGGGTCGAGCTGACAGCGGAGATTCTCGGCCTGTCGCCGCTGCAGGTCGAGGAGATCGCCACTTTTTACGACAAGATCTTCCGCCAGCCGGTCGGCCGCAAGGTGATTCACTACTGCGACTCGATCTGCTGCTGGGCAACCGGAGGCGAGCAGGTCGCCGCGCACCTGCAGCAGAAACTCGGCATCGCCCCCGGCGAAACCACCGCCGACGGCGCCTTCACCCTGCTGCCGAGCTGCTGCCTCGGCGTCTGCGGCGACGCCCCGGCGATGATGATCGGGCTGAAACTGTACGGCAGGCTGACGCCGGAGAAGATCGATGCGGCACTGGAGAAAGAGAAAGACTAA